Proteins co-encoded in one Terriglobales bacterium genomic window:
- a CDS encoding radical SAM protein — MPTTALKIKRQALRAHRLSREVGMILKGLVSTDHPVLAHVIPMRRCNLSCAYCNEYDAVSKPVPLEVIHRRIDKLAELGTSITCISGGEPLLHPELDDILRRIRHHGMIAGLITNGYLLTEERIARLNRAGLEHLQISIDNVNPDDVSKKSLKVLDKKLQLLAEYAEFHVNINSVVGGGIRNPNDALVIARRALELGLTSTVGIIHDHDGQLQPLTEDERKAYSTIMGWGKASYARFNQFQRNLALGRPNDWRCRAGARYLYVAEDGLVHYCSQQRGYPAKPLEEYTLEDIRREYRTEKSCAPQCTVACVHQVSYLDFFRAPQRKTFPPPAGAGSPQLVQIE, encoded by the coding sequence ATGCCGACGACGGCTCTCAAAATCAAGCGCCAGGCGCTGCGCGCGCACCGCCTTTCGCGCGAAGTGGGGATGATCCTCAAGGGACTGGTTTCGACAGACCATCCCGTGCTCGCCCATGTGATCCCCATGCGGCGCTGCAACCTGTCCTGCGCCTACTGCAACGAGTACGATGCGGTCTCGAAGCCGGTGCCGCTGGAGGTGATCCACCGGCGCATCGACAAGCTGGCGGAACTGGGCACTTCCATCACCTGCATCTCGGGTGGCGAGCCGCTACTGCACCCCGAACTGGATGACATCCTGCGGCGCATCCGTCATCACGGCATGATCGCGGGGCTGATCACCAACGGGTATCTGCTCACCGAGGAGCGCATCGCGCGGCTGAACCGCGCCGGCCTGGAGCACCTGCAGATCTCCATCGACAACGTCAACCCCGACGACGTATCCAAGAAGAGCCTGAAGGTGCTGGACAAGAAACTGCAGCTCCTGGCGGAATATGCCGAGTTCCACGTCAACATCAATTCGGTGGTGGGGGGCGGCATCCGCAACCCGAATGACGCCCTGGTCATCGCGCGGCGCGCCTTGGAGCTGGGATTGACCTCCACCGTGGGCATCATTCACGACCACGACGGGCAGTTGCAGCCGCTTACGGAAGACGAGCGCAAGGCGTATTCGACCATCATGGGGTGGGGCAAGGCCAGCTACGCGCGCTTCAATCAGTTCCAGCGGAACCTGGCGCTGGGACGGCCGAACGATTGGCGCTGCCGGGCCGGTGCACGCTATCTCTACGTGGCCGAGGACGGCCTGGTGCACTACTGTTCGCAACAGCGCGGCTATCCGGCCAAGCCGTTGGAGGAGTACACGCTGGAGGATATCCGGCGTGAGTACCGGACGGAGAAATCCTGCGCGCCGCAGTGCACCGTGGCTTGCGTCCACCAGGTGTCGTATCTGGACTTCTTCCGCGCCCCACAACGCAAGACGTTCCCGCCACCCGCCGGAGCAGGTTCGCCGCAACTGGTACAGATCGAGTAG
- a CDS encoding YIP1 family protein — protein MSTAAVVPEAQPPAKLSAMGRIINTFIAPSETFRDLKHHATWTTWIAPWVLTAILSWIFVAVMAQKIGFEQVSENQIKMAGKRAEQLEKLPPEQRARQMALSVTITKVISFAVPFFGLIFFVVVAAVLMATFNFGVGAEVPFKVALAVVFHAGLPGIAHSLLGIISMLAGVDPEGFIVQNPVATNPAYFMNPAESPVLYSLASSLDVVIIWMLVLTGIGFSCVSKMNRGTTLGVVFGWYILVTLVRAGFAALFR, from the coding sequence ATGAGTACGGCCGCGGTGGTTCCCGAGGCTCAGCCGCCGGCGAAGCTCTCCGCCATGGGCCGGATCATCAACACCTTCATCGCCCCCAGCGAGACCTTTAGGGACCTGAAGCACCACGCGACATGGACCACATGGATCGCGCCCTGGGTGCTCACGGCCATCCTGTCATGGATATTCGTGGCGGTCATGGCACAGAAGATCGGTTTCGAGCAAGTGTCGGAGAACCAAATCAAGATGGCGGGGAAGCGGGCCGAGCAGTTGGAGAAGCTGCCGCCGGAGCAGCGCGCGCGCCAGATGGCGCTCTCGGTCACCATCACCAAGGTGATCTCGTTCGCTGTCCCCTTTTTCGGCTTGATCTTCTTTGTGGTTGTGGCCGCTGTCCTGATGGCGACCTTCAACTTTGGCGTGGGGGCGGAAGTTCCCTTCAAGGTGGCCCTGGCGGTGGTTTTCCATGCGGGGCTGCCGGGAATCGCGCACAGTCTGCTCGGGATCATCTCCATGTTGGCGGGCGTGGATCCGGAGGGCTTCATCGTCCAGAACCCGGTGGCCACCAATCCGGCGTACTTCATGAACCCGGCCGAGTCGCCGGTGCTGTACTCGCTGGCCAGCTCGCTGGACGTGGTGATCATCTGGATGCTGGTGCTCACGGGCATCGGGTTTTCCTGCGTCAGCAAGATGAACAGGGGGACCACCCTGGGCGTAGTCTTCGGGTGGTACATCCTGGTGACGCTGGTGCGAGCGGGCTTCGCGGCCCTTTTCCGTTAA
- a CDS encoding ATP-binding cassette domain-containing protein encodes MALVEVHDLAKVFPLEESAFGGGARRQVRAVDGVSFSIERGETLGLVGESGCGKSTLGRLILRLIEPTAGRVHFDGHDVLAAGGSELRRLRRDMQIVFQDPFGSLNPRMTVEAILAEPLIIHRRALERDGDLSGATGEARRRRVAELLRAVGLDDSARGRHPHEFSGGQRQRIGIARALALRPRFLVADEPVSSLDVSVGAQIVNLLARLQREFGLTYLFISHAIPVVRYLATRIAVMHRGKIVETGETERITASPAHSYTRSLLEATPEVEVAGSV; translated from the coding sequence ATGGCTTTAGTAGAAGTCCATGACCTGGCGAAAGTCTTCCCGCTGGAGGAATCGGCGTTCGGCGGCGGGGCGCGGCGACAGGTGCGCGCCGTGGACGGCGTCTCTTTCTCCATCGAGCGGGGCGAGACGCTCGGGCTGGTGGGCGAGTCCGGCTGTGGCAAGAGCACCCTGGGCCGGTTGATCCTGCGGCTCATCGAACCCACGGCGGGGCGCGTTCACTTCGACGGGCATGACGTGCTGGCTGCAGGCGGTAGTGAGTTGCGCCGCCTGCGGCGCGACATGCAGATCGTTTTTCAGGACCCCTTCGGCTCGCTCAACCCGCGCATGACCGTGGAGGCGATCCTGGCGGAACCGCTGATCATTCACCGCCGGGCGCTGGAGCGCGACGGCGACTTGAGCGGCGCAACCGGCGAGGCCCGGCGGCGGCGCGTGGCCGAGCTGTTGCGCGCCGTCGGCCTGGATGACTCGGCCCGCGGACGGCATCCGCATGAGTTCTCGGGCGGACAGCGGCAACGCATCGGGATCGCGCGCGCCCTGGCCCTGCGGCCGCGTTTCCTGGTGGCGGATGAGCCGGTCAGCTCGCTCGACGTCAGCGTGGGAGCGCAAATCGTCAACCTGCTGGCCCGGCTGCAACGCGAGTTCGGCCTTACCTATCTCTTTATTTCGCACGCCATCCCCGTCGTGCGCTACCTGGCGACGCGGATCGCGGTGATGCATCGAGGGAAAATCGTGGAGACGGGCGAGACCGAGCGGATCACCGCCAGCCCGGCGCATTCCTATACCCGCTCTCTGCTCGAAGCAACACCGGAAGTTGAGGTGGCGGGCAGCGTGTGA